The sequence CCGCCATCGACCTCAAGCCCGCCGGGAATCTCGAAGACGGCGGAGTTCGTGATCTCGAAGGTGGATGACCTCATGAACTGGGCCCGGAGGGGATCGATCTGGCCGATGACGTTCGGACTGGCGTGCTGCGCTGTTGAGATGATGCACACCGGTGCCTCCAGATACGATCTTGATAGGTTTGGGATTATCTTCAGGCCAAGTCCTCGCCAATCTGATTGTATGATTGTTGCTGGAACTCTCACCAACAAGATGGCACCCGCTCTTCGCAAGTAATAATCATTCCATTTCTCTGTGAttttcccccctttttttttgtcATTAGGGTTCATTTCTGGTGTTTCGATTTTTGTCTCTCCATGTCTAGGGTTCTTTTTTTCTCTGCTGGGAACATGTGGTTTGTTTGAAcgtatttgattttttttcttttccgatATTATTGGAATTGAATTTTTTCGAGCTCGTTGATGCGTAGTTAGGTATCTCTTTGTAGAAGAATAGTTTTCCGATAttagtattttttataaaataaaattattcttaGTTCTCTAAATCTTATATTATGGATTTCTTTTTTGGTAATTAGGGTTCAGTTGTTTAGATTTTTGTAGAATTTTTACGTATGTCTTGGGTTTTTTGTCCTGGGAAGttgaaattgttttttttttcttttactagttttcagatattattgaatttgaatatttgagcTGGGTTGTTGCCTGGTTAGGTATTTTCTTCTAGAAGAAAAATTCCTTTGGATTGTATTAAGTTGTTTTTATGGGGTTAAGCCCCTCAACAAACATTTCAGCTCCTACTCGTGTTCTTTGTTTTTGCTTCGTGATTCGACTTTgtttttttatgtaatttttcaatcgaggaatgctagggggccagcaattttgatattttgtaaccatcaattggccatcaatagtgtttttaatggtgtgagattatatttaatggtgggagatcactcacttttgttttgatggttaagtgttggCCAGAAAAcataaaagttgctggccccctcgACTTTTCCTTTTCAATCAAGGGTTCAGTTGTGGTGTTTGGATTTTCTTTGAGTTGATTTGTGTAGGATTTTCTAGCATTATTGAACTTGAAACTTTGAGCTTGTTGATGCTAAGTATGTATCTCCTGTAGAAAACAATTGGTTTGGTTTGAGAGAAGTTTGTGTTAAGTTGCTACTCCTTTTCTTCCTTCTCTTTTCGGGATTTTAAAATTAGGGTCATATTATTTTATGTTCTTCAAATTTTGTGAGGCGTGTCTTGATTTATCTTAGGTTTGTGCTGGGCATGTGTGGTTACTTAACATAACTCTGCATTTTGGAATTATTTTCCTGTCCTCCAAATCAGGTTGAGGAAAGTTGATTTTGCTTCtcttgatttttttaaatatctaTTACATATTAATACCAATGACTTGTTTTTCAACCGTATAATTTTGAATTTCGTGGGTAAGTTACTTTCATATCTCATTCCTTGTATGAGCTGAATATATGTGAAAAATGTTTCACTTCTTTCACGTGCAATTAGAGGATATTGTGCAGTTGAAGAAACTCTGATTTGTCATATAAGTATAACATGCTTAGTATTGATGATGGTAAATTTATGTTGTTTCACTATATTGCTATTTAGTGAAGGTTTTCTCTGAAACTAAAATTTACATATGAAAGGGGGGAGGTTGGCAATCTTCTGTTTCAAATCAAGGCACTGATATTCATTATGCATGTTTTTAATTGAGCCTTGTTCTTTGGTTGTTGCTGTGTGGTTTCCTCTTGTCGTACTCTTCCCTTACTGGATATTTCTTCTCTATATGCCTGCTTGTTAATATGGAAAGTACATGCCATTTTAATTGGCCAATGCTGCATGTCAGAATAGTTACTATATTGGATGCCTATGAGTAATTGCTTCACAATAAGTGTGATGGGTGTGGACATTTTGAGGCGTGAATTCGAAAGTATAATTTGCTTTGTTACAGAAAAAGATGGGTAATATGGTTGTTGAGGTTGCAATAGTACATGTTATCATCATATTCTTTTGATTGTAATGAGCCAAATTCTAGCTTGCTATCAGCATATGATTTACTCTAGGTTGTAACTTGTAAGGCATGTTATCAACATATGATTTACTCTATGGGTTGGGTTTTTCCACTATTTCTCTAACCCCTGCTCCATGAGTCAATGATTTGTTCATTGTTTTCAATATTCGATACATTGTTGTTCATGATGTTGAAATTTTCTTCAGGGTTTATGACCAAATGCCTGAGCCTAGGTGGGTGATCTCTATGGGAAGCTGTGCCAACGGAGGTGGTTACTATCACTATTCCTACTCTGTTGTTCGCGGATGCGACAGGATTGTTCCTGTCGACATATATGTCCCAGGTTGCCCTCCAACTGCCGAAGCTCTACTCTATGGACTCCTCCAGCTGCAGAAGAAGATCAACAGGCGCAAGGACTTCCTCCTGTGGTGGACAAAGTGAGGACAATTAAGTCATTTCTTGGCATACAAGCTATGTTATAATAAGAAAAAAGTTTGTGGTAGTTTTGCCCCTTTTTTTTTGCTAAGATGAGTGCCTCCATGTAAGGTGGAGATTGTGTTGGATATATTTACCATATGACATATCTGCACATTCCTTTGTTGTGCCCCATTGTCACATTCTGTGCAGCTTTGTAGTTTTTTCTATCAGCTTGCAAATTTGTTTTCTTTTGGACTTGGAATAGACTTATGAAATATGCAATCTTTCTGCCCTTTTTTCCTGAAGCTGCAAATGTATGTTGATGAGCCTGGGAATAAATAAAGACACCTCATGTTGACTCATTAAGTTGCTATTCTTGTGTTGATTAATTTCCCACTTGTTTATTCCAAAGAGTACTAGGCTTGGAATGTATCTTTTGAAATGATGCTTGGGCTTAAAAATATAGAAATGCTAATGCAGCTAGAAACAGTGGTGCTTTTCTGTGGCTCAATATGCTCACTTTAGGAAGTGGCATTTTTGAAGATCATATATATGCAAAAAAGAGTAGTGCTTTTACACACCCAAAATTGAGCTTTTAAGAGTTAAGCTGTTAAAAAGAGGAGTTAAGTAAATGTTAACATTGGTGTACAACCATTTGGTGTTCTgaaaaaaaacattttttcacAAAAAGAATCACTCCGACTAACAAGGTTCCATTAATCAATTTTCACAACCGAAAAAGGGTTGGGGGGTGGGGGAGGGGTAGGTAGACGAGAGTTTTTGTTCTATCTGATCCGGTTCTGTCTTAAAATAATCTGTATAGAATTCTTCTTATTTCTACTTTCTGTCTTAAAATATTTCTACTTGTAGGTAGTTAAAAATTGAATTCTAACCTCTAACCNNNNNNNNNNNNNNNNNNNNNNNNNNNNNNNNNNNNNNNNNNNNNNNNNNNNNNNNNNNNNNNNNNNNNNNNNNNNNNNNNNNNNNNNNNNNNNNNNNNNNNNNNNNNNNNNNNNNNNNNNNNNNNNNNNNNNNNNNNNNNNNNNNNNNNNNNNNNNNNNNNNNNNNNNNNNNNNNNNNNNNNNNNNNNNNNNNNNNNNNNNNNNNNNNNNNNNNNNNNNNNTATGTTACTTAGACTCTTGCCCCATCCAATACCCCATCCCACAAAAAACCTGTCTGCACCAAAGTGGATAATTACTTGAGGAGTGGAATAAATACTCAAATGTTTACCATTAGACTAAAATAACTTAAATTTTTGTTTGAATTCACTTGCCTATTATCAAGTGTTAGAGGTATTCATGGTCCGGTCTGACTTGAAGATCCGGTTCAGTTCCGAACATTTTAGGgattaatttggtgtgattttattgGGTCTAAGGCCGGGTAAGGATCTAAAAAATAGACCCGATCATTATTTCGGATCGGGTCCgtgccatagctcgggtcactcGAACTCGGTCCGGTGGTCccgtcatcatacacaattaatattttgtgttattagtgatggatgagggctattcttatgtgaaatttaagtattgtaaactttaatattttgtgttattagtcgttataagactataagttaatgttttatgtttaaaatgcacaAGACtctagactaatgcataatattgtgttatttgtattgatttaaatattttgtgTCTGTTAGACAATATCAGTATTGATTGTAGTTGTGCTTTAATTTTAAGGAATGGtgggttcttgttatatttttctaagtaaatTTTACTATATCAAATAATGATTAGAGTCTtaaaaatttagatattttcacGTGCTAGCTTGCAAGaaggtaatgttaacggcccagtTTTCACTCAGTTTTTACCCAGTATAATCGTGACCCGAAAGTGTgtaggtttcatcgggtttagaaccaaattcaaatctaacaaaaAGACTCGGTATGTCTGGATCACATCAAACCTAATTTCACCTGACCATGAACACCTATAATGTGTTATGATGCAATTTGATTTGACCCTATTGGTGTCTTTCAAATAAAGGATATTAGCTTATTGCCAACTATTCCTCCCCCAACACATTCCATAGTTTGTGCTATTTAATTTAGCATTTGAGCCTTTAATTAATCAGCCCGGGGCTTGCTAACGACCAGCATGTTAACCTCCAACGGGCATTCCATGGATTTGCATAGTTTGCCAACAATTTCTCTAAACGTTgttggatatatatatatttgttactcaaaaataaaaacaaaataaatgtagttttgaagaaaataaaaaaatattattttagtcaACAGTGtttagaaataattttaaaacatctctttttttttattacattTATCTTTAATGGTTACAAATGTTTTTAGTTGGATAAaatatcatatattttttttggtcTCAAATTGTTGGGATAAGCATTACAGTGGTTTGGTATTATTTCACAATTTGTTTGATAAAAAATACTATTAAAGATGATAACATTATAATACATGGTAAATTCTTGTAATA is a genomic window of Arachis ipaensis cultivar K30076 chromosome B06, Araip1.1, whole genome shotgun sequence containing:
- the LOC107605545 gene encoding NADH dehydrogenase [ubiquinone] iron-sulfur protein 7, mitochondrial — translated: MALMNRTATRLPQLLSPHRALSLHTTLPSLYAATNTTTPASYPRPSPPSTSSPPGISKTAEFVISKVDDLMNWARRGSIWPMTFGLACCAVEMMHTGASRYDLDRFGIIFRPSPRQSDCMIVAGTLTNKMAPALRKVYDQMPEPRWVISMGSCANGGGYYHYSYSVVRGCDRIVPVDIYVPGCPPTAEALLYGLLQLQKKINRRKDFLLWWTK